The Archocentrus centrarchus isolate MPI-CPG fArcCen1 chromosome 7, fArcCen1, whole genome shotgun sequence genome window below encodes:
- the LOC115782960 gene encoding YTH domain-containing family protein 1, with translation MSATSIDPQRSKGQASKVQNGSLHQKDTVHDNDFEPYLTGQSTQNNSYQSITDPYLPSYYAPSIGFPYPLSEAPWSTGGDPPIPYLTPYGPLSNGDHHFMPDTVFGQPGGLGSSIYPHRFNFFPENPAFSAWGTSGSQGQQTQSSAYGGSYSYPPSSLGGTLVPDGQTGFHSDTLNKAPGMNSLEQGMVGLKIGGDVTGQGSAVKAVGSVIGGPAVAATGNGATPIGMPPPKPTSWAAIASKPAKPQQLKAKVKPGIPNPGGALPPPPIKHNMNIGTWDKGPVTKVATAPLQQQQQPLGLPHAMPPQAPMQQGPMQPPPPQSLVQPQMPPMALQPQPPHHHQPPPQPYQNHTQPPQPQTRWVAPRNRNQGYGQGGPGHDGSGVMGVVGSGNNGPQISSSQGPGGESHPVLEKLRASHSYNPKDFDWNLKTARVFIIKSYSEDDIHRSIKYSIWCSTEHGNKRLDSAFRAMNGKGPVYLLFSVNGSGHFCGVAEMRSPVDYGTSAGVWAQDKWKGKFDVDWLFVKDVPNSQLRHIRLENNDNKPVTNSRDTQEVPLEKAKQVLKIIATYKHTTSIFDDFSHYEKRQEEEEEVRKTFEPAQIQNRSRLDQERQNRNKQ, from the exons ATGTCTGCCACAAGCATTGACCCTCAG AGATCAAAGGGACAAGCATCAAAAG tgcaAAATGGTTCACTGCATCAGAAGGACACTGTTCATGACAATGATTTTGAGCCATACCTCACTGGTCAATCAACTCAG AACAACAGTTACCAGTCCATCACCGACCCTTATTTGCCAAGCTACTACGCTCCTTCCATTGGATTTCCATACCCCCTAAGTGAGGCTCCCTGGTCCACAGGTGGGGACCCCCCTATTCCATACCTCACCCCATATGGACCCTTGAGTAATGGAGACCACCACTTCATGCCGGACACAGTGTTTGGTCAGCCAGGGGGCCTGGGAAGCAGTATCTATCCCCACAGATTTAACTTTTTCCCTGAAAACCCTGCCTTCTCTGCTTGGGGGACAAGTGGCTCCCAGGGCCAGCAGACTCAAAGTTCAGCCTACGGTGGCAGCTATAGCTATCCTCCCAGCTCCCTGGGGGGCACTCTGGTGCCTGATGGTCAGACAGGGTTTCACAGTGACACCCTGAACAAAGCTCCTGGTATGAACAGCCTGGAGCAGGGTATGGTTGGCTTGAAGATCGGTGGTGATGTCACTGGTCAGGGATCAGCAGTCAAGGCTGTGGGATCTGTGATTGGTGGACCTGCAGTGGCAGCCACAGGAAACGGAGCCACACCAATTGGAATGCCCCCACCCAAACCCACCTCCTGGGCGGCCATTGCCAGCAAGCCTGccaaaccacagcagctgaaagcTAAGGTGAAGCCAGGGATTCCTAACCCAGGGGGAGCTCTTCCCCCACCACCCATCAAACACAACATGAACATTGGGACCTGGGACAAGGGCCCAGTGACTAAAGTAGCCACAGCTccactgcagcaacagcagcagcctcttGGCCTGCCTCATGCCATGCCACCTCAAGCCCCCATGCAGCAAGGACCCATGCAGCCGCCGCCTCCTCAGTCTTTGGTGCAACCCCAGATGCCACCTATGGCCTTACAGCCCCAACCCCCTCACCACCATCAGCCACCACCCCAGCCCTACCAGAACCACACCCAGCCCCCACAACCCCAGACCCGCTGGGTTGCTCCACGCAACCGTAACCAAGGCTATGGCCAGGGTGGCCCTGGCCATGATGGGAGTGGTGTGATGGGTGTGGTTGGTAGTGGAAACAATGGCCCCCAAATATCTTCCAGCCAAGGACCTGGTGGAGAGTCGCACCCAGTGTTGGAGAAACTGCGGGCCTCCCATAGCTACAACCCCAAGGACTTTGATTGGAACCTCAAGACTGCTCGTGTTTTCATCATTAAGAGCTACTCTGAGGATGATATTCATCGCTCCATCAAGTACTCCATCTGGTGCAGCACTGAGCATGGCAACAAGCGGCTGGACTCAGCCTTCCGGGCCATGAATGGTAAAGGTCCTGTATACCTCCTGTTCAGTGTCAATGGCAGTGGTCATTTCTGCGGTGTGGCAGAGATGCGTTCACCAGTGGACTATGGGACCAGTGCTGGTGTTTGGGCACAGGACAAGTGGAAAGGCAAGTTTGATGTGGACTGGTTGTTTGTTAAGGATGTGCCTAATAGCCAGCTGCGTCACATCCGCCTGGAGAACAACGACAACAAGCCAGTGACCAACTCCCGTGATACCCAGGAGGTACCTCTGGAAAAGGCCAAGCAGGTGCTCAAGATTATTGCCacctacaaacacacaacttCCATCTTTGATGATTTCTCCCATTATGAGAAGAgacaggaagaagaggaagaggtgcGCAAG ACTTTTGAACCTGCTCAGATACAGAACCGCTCTCGGTTGGATCAG gAGCGCCAAAACAGGAATAAACAATAG
- the birc7 gene encoding baculoviral IAP repeat-containing protein 7 isoform X1, protein MTGTEQKGKGKPICCRMMDDRRTMLHILEEPRMRREGMRLQTFHNWPADAPVTSGDLARAGFFFLGPGDKVQCFCCGGILRCWVQGDSPATEHKRHFPTCSFILGQAVGNIPLQAGSSDSVDGQLLSQLQRMTMDDQGTAGQAVYPEMETEDSRLTTFHNWPTEASIQPDVLARAGFFYTGHGDNVKCFYCDGGLRNWEPGDDPWQEHAKWFPRCEFLIQSRGQEYVSNIQDTHFHLGDTVGGSQTSAGRDISSRSDLVGGLGASSAMLSPVVQTVLQMGFEASLVESLVQTKYLLTGQHYTSVSELVTDVLQAEEEDRQRGPQSREPEMRQGSSAGNVRTQTPVRQKAVKDPSPEELLRQLQEERTCKVCMDKLVSIVFIPCGHLVVCGDCAASLRHCPICRAVIRGSVRAFMS, encoded by the exons ATGACTGGCACAGAAcaaaaagggaaaggaaaacCTATATGCTGCAGAATGATGGATGACAGGCGAACTATGCTTCACATCCTTGAGGAGCCTCGGATGCGAAGAGAAGGCATGAGACTTCAAACTTTTCACAACTGGCCAGCAGATGCACCTGTCACATCTGGAGACCTGGCAAGGGCAGGGTTTTTCTTTCTAGGCCCTGGGGATAAAGTTCAGTGTTTCTGCTGTGGAGGGATTTTAAGATGTTGGGTACAAGGGGATAGCCCAGCCACTGAGCACAAGAGACATTTCCCTACTTGTAGTTTCATTCTGGGTCAAGCTGTAGGAAATATTCCTCTTCAAGCTGGCTCCTCAGATTCTGTGGATGGACAGCTGTTGAGTCAGCTCCAGAGGATGACTATGGATGACCAGGGAACAGCTGGACAAGCAGTCTACCCAGAGATGGAAACAGAGGATTCCCGGCTTACAACTTTCCACAACTGGCCCACCGAGGCCTCAATCCAGCCAGATGTTCTCGCCAGAGCAGGCTTTTTCTACACAG GTCACGGTGACAATGTTAAATGCTTCTACTGCGATGGAGGGCTGAGGAACTGGGAGCCAGGCGACGACCCCTGGCAGGAACATGCCAAATGGTTTCCACG ATGTGAGTTCTTGATACAGTCGAGGGGGCAGGAGTATGTCAGCAACATACAGGACACTCATTTCCACCTGGGTGACACTGTG ggagGATCACAGACTTCTGCAGGTAGAGATATCAGCTCCAGAAGCG ATCTGGTCGGAGGTCTGGGAGCTTCATCGGCCATGCTTTCTCCTGTGGTGCAGACTGTGCTCCAGATGGGCTTTGAAGCCAGCCTAGTGGAGAGTCTGGTCCAAACCAAGTACCTTCTGACAGGCCAGCACTACACATCAGTATCAGAGTTGGTTACTGATGTActgcaggcagaggaggaagacagaCAGAGGGGACCTCAAAGCAGAG AGCCAGAGATGAGGCAAGGCTCCAGTGCTGGAAATGTAAGAACACAGACACCTGTCAGACAGAAAG CAGTTAAGGACCCCAGTCCAGAGGAGCTGCTAAggcagctgcaggaggagaggacCTGTAAAGTGTGCATGGACAAGCTTGTGTCCATTGTCTTCATCCCCTGTGGTCATCTGGTGGTTTGTGGTGATTGTGCTGCCAGCCTACGTCATTGCCCCATCTGCAGAGCTGTCATCAGAGGCAGTGTTCGTGCTTTTATGTCCTAA
- the birc7 gene encoding baculoviral IAP repeat-containing protein 7 isoform X2, with the protein MTGTEQKGKGKPICCRMMDDRRTMLHILEEPRMRREGMRLQTFHNWPADAPVTSGDLARAGFFFLGPGDKVQCFCCGGILRCWVQGDSPATEHKRHFPTCSFILGQAVGNIPLQAGSSDSVDGQLLSQLQRMTMDDQGTAGQAVYPEMETEDSRLTTFHNWPTEASIQPDVLARAGFFYTGHGDNVKCFYCDGGLRNWEPGDDPWQEHAKWFPRCEFLIQSRGQEYVSNIQDTHFHLGDTVGGSQTSAGRDISSRSDLVGGLGASSAMLSPVVQTVLQMGFEASLVESLVQTKYLLTGQHYTSVSELVTDVLQAEEEDRQRGPQSREPEMRQGSSAGNVRTQTPVRQKVKDPSPEELLRQLQEERTCKVCMDKLVSIVFIPCGHLVVCGDCAASLRHCPICRAVIRGSVRAFMS; encoded by the exons ATGACTGGCACAGAAcaaaaagggaaaggaaaacCTATATGCTGCAGAATGATGGATGACAGGCGAACTATGCTTCACATCCTTGAGGAGCCTCGGATGCGAAGAGAAGGCATGAGACTTCAAACTTTTCACAACTGGCCAGCAGATGCACCTGTCACATCTGGAGACCTGGCAAGGGCAGGGTTTTTCTTTCTAGGCCCTGGGGATAAAGTTCAGTGTTTCTGCTGTGGAGGGATTTTAAGATGTTGGGTACAAGGGGATAGCCCAGCCACTGAGCACAAGAGACATTTCCCTACTTGTAGTTTCATTCTGGGTCAAGCTGTAGGAAATATTCCTCTTCAAGCTGGCTCCTCAGATTCTGTGGATGGACAGCTGTTGAGTCAGCTCCAGAGGATGACTATGGATGACCAGGGAACAGCTGGACAAGCAGTCTACCCAGAGATGGAAACAGAGGATTCCCGGCTTACAACTTTCCACAACTGGCCCACCGAGGCCTCAATCCAGCCAGATGTTCTCGCCAGAGCAGGCTTTTTCTACACAG GTCACGGTGACAATGTTAAATGCTTCTACTGCGATGGAGGGCTGAGGAACTGGGAGCCAGGCGACGACCCCTGGCAGGAACATGCCAAATGGTTTCCACG ATGTGAGTTCTTGATACAGTCGAGGGGGCAGGAGTATGTCAGCAACATACAGGACACTCATTTCCACCTGGGTGACACTGTG ggagGATCACAGACTTCTGCAGGTAGAGATATCAGCTCCAGAAGCG ATCTGGTCGGAGGTCTGGGAGCTTCATCGGCCATGCTTTCTCCTGTGGTGCAGACTGTGCTCCAGATGGGCTTTGAAGCCAGCCTAGTGGAGAGTCTGGTCCAAACCAAGTACCTTCTGACAGGCCAGCACTACACATCAGTATCAGAGTTGGTTACTGATGTActgcaggcagaggaggaagacagaCAGAGGGGACCTCAAAGCAGAG AGCCAGAGATGAGGCAAGGCTCCAGTGCTGGAAATGTAAGAACACAGACACCTGTCAGACAGAAAG TTAAGGACCCCAGTCCAGAGGAGCTGCTAAggcagctgcaggaggagaggacCTGTAAAGTGTGCATGGACAAGCTTGTGTCCATTGTCTTCATCCCCTGTGGTCATCTGGTGGTTTGTGGTGATTGTGCTGCCAGCCTACGTCATTGCCCCATCTGCAGAGCTGTCATCAGAGGCAGTGTTCGTGCTTTTATGTCCTAA
- the birc7 gene encoding baculoviral IAP repeat-containing protein 7 isoform X3 — MTMDDQGTAGQAVYPEMETEDSRLTTFHNWPTEASIQPDVLARAGFFYTGHGDNVKCFYCDGGLRNWEPGDDPWQEHAKWFPRCEFLIQSRGQEYVSNIQDTHFHLGDTVGGSQTSAGRDISSRSDLVGGLGASSAMLSPVVQTVLQMGFEASLVESLVQTKYLLTGQHYTSVSELVTDVLQAEEEDRQRGPQSREPEMRQGSSAGNVRTQTPVRQKAVKDPSPEELLRQLQEERTCKVCMDKLVSIVFIPCGHLVVCGDCAASLRHCPICRAVIRGSVRAFMS, encoded by the exons ATGACTATGGATGACCAGGGAACAGCTGGACAAGCAGTCTACCCAGAGATGGAAACAGAGGATTCCCGGCTTACAACTTTCCACAACTGGCCCACCGAGGCCTCAATCCAGCCAGATGTTCTCGCCAGAGCAGGCTTTTTCTACACAG GTCACGGTGACAATGTTAAATGCTTCTACTGCGATGGAGGGCTGAGGAACTGGGAGCCAGGCGACGACCCCTGGCAGGAACATGCCAAATGGTTTCCACG ATGTGAGTTCTTGATACAGTCGAGGGGGCAGGAGTATGTCAGCAACATACAGGACACTCATTTCCACCTGGGTGACACTGTG ggagGATCACAGACTTCTGCAGGTAGAGATATCAGCTCCAGAAGCG ATCTGGTCGGAGGTCTGGGAGCTTCATCGGCCATGCTTTCTCCTGTGGTGCAGACTGTGCTCCAGATGGGCTTTGAAGCCAGCCTAGTGGAGAGTCTGGTCCAAACCAAGTACCTTCTGACAGGCCAGCACTACACATCAGTATCAGAGTTGGTTACTGATGTActgcaggcagaggaggaagacagaCAGAGGGGACCTCAAAGCAGAG AGCCAGAGATGAGGCAAGGCTCCAGTGCTGGAAATGTAAGAACACAGACACCTGTCAGACAGAAAG CAGTTAAGGACCCCAGTCCAGAGGAGCTGCTAAggcagctgcaggaggagaggacCTGTAAAGTGTGCATGGACAAGCTTGTGTCCATTGTCTTCATCCCCTGTGGTCATCTGGTGGTTTGTGGTGATTGTGCTGCCAGCCTACGTCATTGCCCCATCTGCAGAGCTGTCATCAGAGGCAGTGTTCGTGCTTTTATGTCCTAA